The Ananas comosus cultivar F153 linkage group 4, ASM154086v1, whole genome shotgun sequence region TACTCCTCCCGCCAAATACACTGCACGACAAAACCCTGAGCAAAGCCTAGACGAAGATGAAGAAGGGCGGGGATCGCCATTGACGGAGGAGGAGATCCATGGGGCCGGGGGGCTTCAGGACGGGGGACGAGGTGGAGGTGAGCAGCGACGAGGAGGGCTTCCGCGGCGCCTACTTCGAGGCCCGCGTCGTCCGCTCCATGCCGAAGCTCCGCCGCTACACCGTCGAGTACGACTCCCTCGTCGCCGACGACTCCCTCGTCGCCGACGACGACCCCGGCGGCGGCTCCGGCCTTCCCCGGCCGCTCCGGGAGACCGTCGACGCGCGCCACGTGCGACCCCGCCCGCCTCCCTCGGCCGCATCGAGATTCGCGCTCCACCAGGCCGTGGACGTGCTCCACAACGACGCGTGGTGGGTCGGggtggcggcggctgcggctgcggcgatggggagggggaggaggagcgtCGTCGTCTCCTTCCCGGCGTCGAGGGAGACGCTGGAGTGCGAGCTCGATCGGGTTAGGGTTCATCAGGAGTGGGTCGAGGGGAAGTGGGTTTTGCCCCAGTGGACGGTACTATTGCACCCTTCTTCTCCCTCATCTTGCGCTCTTCACATTTATACGGATCTTTCCGAGTTATGCTTGAGTCTTTATTGGGCTTTAAGTTAAGTTGAGTTTAGAATAGTGATCTTATATGTCATCTGCGTGCTAAGCTCTTGGGTAGGGTTTTCATGAAATCCATATGTCCTTTCGTTTTATTGCTAGTATTATTTACAATTTTCACATTGTATGTTTCCTTCTTTTGTTTACGAGGACATGAATGCGTGTTGGTACACACATACTGCTTCAGTACGACAAATGGTTGGATTTTATCATGGGAAGTGATCTTCTAAGCGGATTATAACTTAATGGTGTTTGTTATGATGCTTTATTTGGAGATTCGTGAGTGTTACATAGCTGGGTTTCATTCGACATGTTTCTGCTTAAAACCAGATTTTGTAATCAAAACAAGGAGTCGTCTCTTAAAAATTGAAGGTTGTTTTTCTTGATATTGTCCACTGTTTTGAGTTGTCTATCACACACTTCTTATTTTCTTTGGAAAGGTATTTAACACTAAATATGTTTGTCTTCTTGTGCAGGGAATTCCTAATACAATGTATGAGAAAGGAACTCAAGTTGAAGTTGCTTGTTTGAAAGAGAACATGCCTATTGCTTGGTTTCCTGCTGTAGTTTCTAAGCCAATTTGGAAGAACAACTTCCTGGTTGAGTACCAGAATTTGAGATATGATGGTGGTAGAAAAGTGCTATCTGAAATTGTTGGTTTGCAGCACATCAGGCCTTGTCCGCCGCATTCATCATGTGTCAATTTTTGCCTTCATGACGAGGTTGAAGCTTTTCATGATAATGGCTGGTGGCCTGGAGTAATCACTAAGACTAATCTGAGTTCTCTGTATACCGTTAAGTCCATGCATTGGGACAAGGAGATGAAATTTAGCCAGGCAAAGCTGAGGCTCCGATATAATTGGGTAGATGAGCAATGGATTCTGGAATCAAAGGTTAGAACAATTTCATGTAAGATCTTTCCTTTTTTGTTGGCTTTCAACTATTAATAGTTTGTCTCATAAGCACGGTGTTTGTCGACATGATTTGTTCATTACATATGTAATAGTTTATCATTCGGCCAAGTTCGGACTAGTAATATAGAAACGCtgcttctcttcctcttctgaTTTATTTAAAACAATTTCAGAAATTGCTGGAAGCAACATTTCGGAAGGGGACGAAGGTGGAGGTTAGCAGTGACGAGGAAGGTTTCGGTGGAGCTTGGTTTGCTGCAACTGTTGTTAAGCCGATTGGAACAAAATTTCTTGTGGAGTACGAAAATTTGAGAGCAGATGATGAAACTAAGCCTCTGAGAGAGACCATAGATTTTTGCCATATCAGACCAACCCCACCCAACACCCGTACAGCTGGACCAATCAAATTACTCGAAGAAGTTGATGCATTCTACAATGACGGCTGGTGGGTCGGAGTCGTATCAAAGGTTCTGAGTTGTTCGAGGTATATGGTTTATTTCCGGCCTTGGAAAGAAGAGATGGAATTCGGAGTTGAGCATATCAGGCTTCACCATGAATGGGTTGACGGACGATGGCTGCGGACTTCAAGTGTATGTATTATATAGTCATTTTTTGCCTATTGATTTAATTgctagagtttttttttaatatcttaatCTAATTTAGGAAAAATGGGAAGTGAGACATCTAGCTGTTACGTTTTGATTTATTGGcgattataatatattgtttatgacatttatttttttatttgtctttgtTTTGACAGATCTAGACAAATGTGAATTATGCTATTCCACTATGGTGCTATTGATTTAATATAGCTTCTtcagtttttgtttttcttttttttgtcattcAAGTTCAACATATCTATGACTTCTTGTTCCTATAATTGAAGTGAATTGTGTTGGAAACGGATATTTCTGTGCCTTTGTACTGcttcaaatttgtttgatttatgaAGCAACATGGAATTTCTTGTAGAATTTTCATGTCTGacgttcatatatatatatatatatatatatatatatatatttagttatagTTGAAGTGTATTGTAATTGTAACACGAGCCATTGGGTTTCTGAAGGTGTTAGCTCACAATTTTTATCAGTTTTTATTTAGTTCTATCTACTTTTATGTTCTCATCTGATGTAATCTTGTATGCTACATCTTTATGAAGCGAATTTCATtggtaataaatattttaagctcTAAGGCTGTAAGCTAGTTAATTATTATGATGCTCCAGTTAAAACAGAGGAACTTTTATTTTGTCTAACAGCAGCTACAATAAGCAGTTAAATAGCAAAAATTTAGCCTTCAAGCTCTCTTGCCTGAGTACTTCCAGCTTATTGTATTGTTTTCATATATGCTTCTGCAAGATAATCTGCTGCTAATGTTGACGagaattttgtgatttttgacaGGCACTGGAGTTGTGAGcagttcttttctcttttttttctgaagTTTGTCTGCTGGGAGGCAAATCTACAGTTTCGGCAGTATGCTACTCTTCAGTATACTCAGGCCGCCCAAAGAGAGAGGGTAGTAAGCTTGTAGTGGCCGATGGTCGTATAGAAGTTTTGCCTGTGTTCATGAATTGCACAGCCTTAAATGGTTGGCCATGGTATGTTCTTTCTAGTGGATTGATTGTAAATAGTTTGATCCAATTGGTACTACCATGCTAATCTACAAGTTGTAGAACACAGGAATGAATGCACCCGGCTTCTGTCTTTTACTCTCTAGTGAAATCGTTTTGATCTGGCTTGAGTTTTTATGTGTACTGTTCGAGTACAGCTGTTTATTAAATCTCAGCAACAACTTGttgcaataaaaatattttacttttaggGTGGATAAGCTTGTTTTAGTTTGCCTTTTGTTGTATTAGTTTAAACACCCAATTACATTGTGtttataaaagcaaaaaaaaacaacagtAAGTGCCTGAGGCGTAATAATTTTGGTTAGATGTTCCTACAGTTTGATCCTGTCATGTAGTATTTTATCCAAATGTATTCTCATTTTGAGCGGAAAATTTAGTTTGAATCATGAATCATGGCGGAAGAAATGCTGGAATTGACATTGGCACAAAAAGTCTTGGGAAAAAGATTGCTATAGTATAATGTAATGCCATCTTAAATGATCCTCAGGAGCTCTGTAATAGCATCCATGCTTTACAAACGAATGAAATAGATCTTTGTTtccaaaataaaagattacaaaacGAATGGAATAgatatttatttacaaaacaaaataaaagaaatagatCATCAATGTAAAGCAAGTTAAAATTATACGATGAGTTTAGCTTCCTTGGATATTAATCAATTACTATTATTTCTATACAAGTACAACAGGTGTACATTGCTGTTTCCGAGCTCATGTAAAGCAAGTGTATTTAAAAAGGCACGTTAATCAAGCCGCAACAATTGGTACAAAATGCCAATTCATCCCAGCGGCAATATAGCATTTTGAATCTTAAAGGTTTCACTGATTATCTAAAGGAAGGACAAACAGAAAAATTCCCAATGTTCATGCCACTATTCCCATCGTCCTTCCGCTAGGATATCTTCTACAATCTTATCTAACCCAGGAACACCCAACTCAACAAATACACCACGCACTAACACTTTCCATGTGGCAACATTTGGGCAAATGCCTTCATATAACATCTTTAAGAGATAAACCATTGCATCTTGTATTCTCTGTTGATTGCAAAGGCCGGAAATTAAAGTAGTATACGCAACTACATCTCGTGAACTGCTTGTTGAAACCATTCCGCCTAAAAGCCGAGCTGCATCCCTAACTCTACCTTCTTTACAATAGGCGTTAAGAATTGTATTATAGGTAAGCGAGTCGGGTACAACTCCGTGAACTGTCATTTTCCCCATTAATAGTAAAGCTTCGTTGGTCATGTTCAACCGGCAAAGGCCAAGTATCATCGTGTTATACGTTACTAAGTTCAACTCAAATCCGCAATCTAGCATCTCATTCGCCAGTTGAAAGGCTTCTTTGTAGTTTCCTTCTTGGTAAACCCCATGAAGCAACTTATTATAGGTCGTAGTGTCCGGCGAACACCCATATTTTCTCATCTCATCCAATATACTTAGAGCCGAGCCTACCCTGCCACAGTTACAGAGACCTTTGATCAACACGTTAAATGTCGCTGTATTTGGAGGGCAATTTTCGGACGTCATGTTCCTGATAAGGTTATGGGCATGATTAAACATGAACTTCCGACAAAATACATCCACCATACTTGTATACACAACGACATTAGGCTTGCAACCGCTATTCATCATGTTGTTCCACATACATACAGCACCTTCTACTTCTCCCGCTTTTGAGAAGCCATCAATAAGAGTACAGTAAGTTCGAACATTTGGAGGGAAACCATTTTGTTCCATTTCTCTAAAGAATAATAAGGCTTTCTCCAGATTCTCATTATTGCAAAGACCATGGATCATAACATTGTATGCGACAACATTAGGTACCCATTTTTCTTCTATCATCCAATTCCAGATTTCGAGAGCTTCGGATACTCTACCTTCATCAAAAAACCCTTTCATCAATACGGTGAAAGTAATGACATTAGGACAACAACCTCTTTTAAGCATTTGTGCAAGAACAGCACAAGCCATCTTCAAGTCCCCTTTCTTACAAAGTGCATTTACTATAGCAGTATAGGTAACCGAATTAAGGCCTACACGCCGATCCACCATTTCATCCACCAAAGAAACAGCATCTTGTATTCTAAATTCTCTACACATCCCATCAATTAGAGCATTGTAACAAGGCGAAAAAGGAGTAATCCTCATTACAAGCTGTTTAGCTTCGCTCGATTTACCAGAATTACAAAGAGCGGATACTATTGTCGTGTAGCTAACCTCATCTGGACAGTGCCCTTTACTCGACATCTCCACAAGAAGATTCTGAGCGGCATCCACTCGATCGTTTTGGCACAGAGCTTTGATCAGGATGTTGTAAGTAAACACATTGGGTTCCATTCCATCTTTCTTCATATTACTATAGATCGGACTGATCATGCCAAACTTGTTCTCTTTAAGCAGCGCATCCAAAAGATGGTTGTAGATTCTCACCGTCGGCCTGCAACCCAAATCATGGATTCGATAAAACGTCTTTAGGGCTTGCTCAGCCGATCCGATTCGAGCATAGGAATTTATGACGGCGACGAAGGTCTCCTCCGAGCAAACCATTCCTTCCAGCTTCATTTGCTGAAGTAGGTATTGAA contains the following coding sequences:
- the LOC109709204 gene encoding pentatricopeptide repeat-containing protein At3g48810, yielding MYLKEGRLLLSRARNSKVPIFLSMNLISEQGQVGIPNATPMREIDVLKRIRNERDIVVAVEFFKSLPHSKAFEHTPRTYQLMIEKLARENEMDSVQYLLQQMKLEGMVCSEETFVAVINSYARIGSAEQALKTFYRIHDLGCRPTVRIYNHLLDALLKENKFGMISPIYSNMKKDGMEPNVFTYNILIKALCQNDRVDAAQNLLVEMSSKGHCPDEVSYTTIVSALCNSGKSSEAKQLVMRITPFSPCYNALIDGMCREFRIQDAVSLVDEMVDRRVGLNSVTYTAIVNALCKKGDLKMACAVLAQMLKRGCCPNVITFTVLMKGFFDEGRVSEALEIWNWMIEEKWVPNVVAYNVMIHGLCNNENLEKALLFFREMEQNGFPPNVRTYCTLIDGFSKAGEVEGAVCMWNNMMNSGCKPNVVVYTSMVDVFCRKFMFNHAHNLIRNMTSENCPPNTATFNVLIKGLCNCGRVGSALSILDEMRKYGCSPDTTTYNKLLHGVYQEGNYKEAFQLANEMLDCGFELNLVTYNTMILGLCRLNMTNEALLLMGKMTVHGVVPDSLTYNTILNAYCKEGRVRDAARLLGGMVSTSSSRDVVAYTTLISGLCNQQRIQDAMVYLLKMLYEGICPNVATWKVLVRGVFVELGVPGLDKIVEDILAEGRWE
- the LOC109709205 gene encoding DUF724 domain-containing protein 3 — protein: MGPGGFRTGDEVEVSSDEEGFRGAYFEARVVRSMPKLRRYTVEYDSLVADDSLVADDDPGGGSGLPRPLRETVDARHVRPRPPPSAASRFALHQAVDVLHNDAWWVGVAAAAAAAMGRGRRSVVVSFPASRETLECELDRVRVHQEWVEGKWVLPQWTGIPNTMYEKGTQVEVACLKENMPIAWFPAVVSKPIWKNNFLVEYQNLRYDGGRKVLSEIVGLQHIRPCPPHSSCVNFCLHDEVEAFHDNGWWPGVITKTNLSSLYTVKSMHWDKEMKFSQAKLRLRYNWVDEQWILESKKLLEATFRKGTKVEVSSDEEGFGGAWFAATVVKPIGTKFLVEYENLRADDETKPLRETIDFCHIRPTPPNTRTAGPIKLLEEVDAFYNDGWWVGVVSKVLSCSRYMVYFRPWKEEMEFGVEHIRLHHEWVDGRWLRTSSALEL